Proteins encoded in a region of the Mycolicibacterium neoaurum genome:
- a CDS encoding mycofactocin-coupled SDR family oxidoreductase has translation MGSLSGKIAFITGAARGQGRAHAVKLAGEGADIIAVDLCDQIASVPYPMATPDDLAATVKLVEETGARIYATEADVRDRDAVKSALRAGTEALGDRLDIVIANAGIAPMAGEDAWQDVIDVNLTGVYNTVDVAMKPMVKFGNGGSIVLTSSVAGLVGIGSPLAGSIGYAAAKHGIVGLMRVYANVLAQFNIRVNSIHPAGVDTPMIDNDFIRSWLQGMAQQEQRGPDMSNALPVQTLDVDDIANAVLWLVSDAARYVTGVTLPLDAGFVNKR, from the coding sequence GTGGGATCACTATCGGGAAAGATCGCCTTCATCACCGGCGCCGCGCGCGGCCAGGGCCGGGCGCATGCGGTCAAGCTCGCCGGTGAGGGCGCCGACATCATTGCGGTGGACCTGTGCGACCAGATCGCCTCGGTGCCCTACCCGATGGCGACCCCCGACGATCTGGCGGCGACGGTCAAGCTCGTCGAGGAGACCGGGGCACGGATCTACGCCACCGAAGCAGATGTGCGGGACCGGGACGCGGTGAAGTCGGCACTGCGGGCCGGCACCGAAGCGCTCGGTGACCGGCTCGACATCGTCATCGCCAACGCAGGCATCGCGCCGATGGCCGGTGAGGATGCCTGGCAGGACGTCATCGACGTCAACCTCACCGGGGTGTACAACACCGTGGACGTGGCAATGAAGCCCATGGTCAAGTTCGGCAACGGCGGGTCCATCGTCTTGACGTCCTCGGTGGCCGGGCTGGTGGGCATCGGCTCGCCATTGGCCGGATCGATCGGCTACGCCGCCGCCAAGCACGGCATCGTCGGACTGATGCGGGTGTATGCGAACGTGTTGGCGCAGTTCAACATCCGAGTCAACTCCATCCATCCGGCCGGTGTCGACACCCCGATGATCGACAACGACTTCATCCGCAGTTGGCTGCAGGGCATGGCCCAGCAGGAGCAGCGCGGACCCGATATGTCCAACGCCCTGCCCGTGCAGACCCTGGACGTCGACGACATCGCCAATGCGGTGCTCTGGCTGGTATCCGATGCCGCCCGATACGTCACGGGTGTCACGCTGCCTCTGGATGCCGGATTCGTGAACAAGCGCTAG
- the pgsA gene encoding CDP-diacylglycerol--glycerol-3-phosphate 3-phosphatidyltransferase: MPGQPDTDPVVPRASVANVANLLTGVRFVLVPVFLAALFAGDGHETSWRTIAFIVFTTAVITDHLDGALARAYGMVTEFGKLADPIADKLLIGSALIGLSMLGDLPWWITIVIMIREIGVTVLRLAVLRHGVIPASRGGKVKTLVQAVAIGLFILPISGLWLTTATAIMWLAVVLTVLTGADYVVSAVRDSRARPAT; encoded by the coding sequence GTGCCGGGCCAACCAGATACCGATCCAGTGGTGCCCCGTGCGTCAGTCGCCAACGTCGCCAATCTGCTGACCGGTGTCCGATTCGTGCTCGTGCCGGTCTTCCTGGCCGCCCTGTTCGCCGGTGACGGTCATGAGACGTCCTGGCGGACAATCGCTTTCATCGTGTTCACGACGGCGGTCATCACCGACCACCTGGATGGGGCGCTGGCCCGCGCCTACGGCATGGTCACCGAATTCGGCAAGCTGGCCGATCCGATCGCCGACAAGCTGTTGATCGGCTCGGCGCTGATCGGATTGTCGATGCTGGGCGATCTGCCCTGGTGGATCACGATCGTCATCATGATCAGGGAGATCGGCGTCACAGTGCTGCGACTGGCGGTGCTGCGCCACGGTGTCATCCCGGCCAGCCGCGGCGGCAAGGTGAAGACCTTGGTCCAGGCCGTCGCGATCGGCCTGTTCATCCTGCCGATCTCCGGGCTGTGGTTGACCACGGCCACCGCGATCATGTGGTTGGCCGTTGTGCTGACGGTGCTGACGGGCGCCGACTATGTGGTGTCGGCGGTGCGCGACTCCCGGGCCAGGCCGGCCACGTGA
- a CDS encoding DUF5313 domain-containing protein, producing MTRSKPNLVQLIGYCLGRRLPDSMLDWVRDDLAGPGATRRLMLRVLVPAVLVLAPFWLIPTTLYVHLSMTVPILIPFIYFSHALNKIWRRHMLRVHGLNPALVDALARQRDAAKHQSYIDRFGPRPDSAELGTHDI from the coding sequence ATGACCAGGTCGAAGCCGAATCTGGTCCAGCTGATCGGCTACTGCCTGGGCCGCCGGTTGCCAGATTCGATGCTGGATTGGGTCCGCGACGATCTGGCCGGACCGGGCGCGACCCGGCGCTTGATGCTGCGGGTGCTGGTCCCGGCGGTGCTGGTGCTTGCGCCGTTCTGGCTCATTCCCACCACGCTGTATGTGCACCTGTCGATGACGGTCCCCATCCTGATCCCGTTCATCTACTTCTCGCACGCGCTGAACAAGATCTGGCGTCGGCACATGCTGCGTGTGCACGGCCTGAACCCCGCGTTGGTCGACGCGCTGGCTCGGCAACGAGATGCCGCCAAACACCAGTCCTATATCGACCGGTTCGGCCCACGTCCGGATTCCGCCGAGCTGGGCACACACGACATCTGA
- the pspA gene encoding phage shock protein PspA: MANPFVKAWKYLMALFSSKVDEYADPKVQIQQAIEDAQRQHQALTQQAAQVIGNQRQLEMRLNRQLADIEKLQANVRQALTLADQATASGDAAKATEYTNAAEAFAAQLVTAEQSVEDLKALHDQSLQAAGQAKKAVEQNAMVLQQKIAERTKLLSQLEQAKMQEQVSASLRSMSEISAPGTTPNLDEVREKIERRYANAMGATELAQNSVQGRMMEVQQASVQMAGHSRLEQIRASMRGEALPSGDAATPTADPAANPPAAAPENPLSQ; this comes from the coding sequence ATGGCCAATCCGTTCGTCAAGGCGTGGAAGTACCTCATGGCGCTGTTCAGCTCCAAGGTCGACGAGTATGCCGATCCGAAGGTGCAGATCCAGCAGGCGATCGAGGATGCCCAACGCCAGCATCAGGCCCTGACCCAGCAGGCCGCACAGGTCATCGGCAACCAGCGTCAGCTGGAGATGCGGCTCAATCGCCAGCTGGCCGATATCGAGAAGCTGCAGGCCAACGTCCGACAGGCGCTGACGCTCGCCGATCAGGCGACCGCGTCCGGTGACGCCGCCAAGGCCACCGAGTACACCAATGCCGCCGAGGCATTCGCCGCTCAGCTGGTGACCGCCGAACAGAGCGTCGAGGATCTCAAGGCGCTGCACGACCAGTCGCTGCAGGCCGCCGGCCAGGCCAAGAAGGCCGTCGAGCAGAACGCCATGGTGTTGCAGCAGAAGATCGCCGAGCGCACCAAGCTGCTGAGCCAGCTGGAGCAGGCCAAGATGCAGGAGCAGGTCAGCGCCTCCCTGCGGTCGATGAGCGAGATCTCCGCACCGGGAACCACACCGAACCTCGATGAGGTGCGCGAGAAGATCGAACGTCGGTACGCCAATGCGATGGGTGCGACCGAGCTTGCCCAGAATTCGGTCCAGGGTCGGATGATGGAGGTCCAGCAGGCCAGCGTGCAGATGGCCGGGCACTCCCGTCTCGAGCAGATTCGCGCCTCCATGCGCGGCGAGGCGTTGCCGTCGGGTGACGCCGCAACGCCGACGGCCGACCCGGCCGCCAATCCGCCGGCAGCCGCACCGGAAAATCCACTGTCGCAATAG
- a CDS encoding ribonuclease J, with protein sequence MNNVAGRQPPATEPTLNAPGPLAPGGLRITALGGIGEIGRNMTIFEHLGRLLIIDCGVLFPNHDEPGVDLILPDLRHVENRLDDVEALVLTHAHEDHIGAIPHLLKLRGDIPVVGSKFTLALVVEKCREHRIKPKIIEVAEGQRSTHGVFECQYFAVNHSIPDALAIAVHTGAGTILHTGDIKLDQLPPDGRPTDLPGMSRLGDAGVDLFLCDSTNAEHPGVSPSESEVGPTLHRLIRGAEGRVIVACFASNVDRVQQIIDAAVALGRRVSFVGRSMVRNMGIARELGFLRVADEDILDIAAAEMMPPERVVLITTGTQGEPMAALSRMSRGEHRSITLTAGDLVILSSSLIPGNEEAVFGVIDALAKVGTRVVTNAQARVHVSGHAYAGELLFLYNGVRPRNVMPVHGTWRHLRANAALAVSTGVPAENVMLAENGVSVDLVNGVVSIAGAVPVGKRFVDGLVTGDVGESTLGERLTLSSGFVAVTVVVHRGTGRAAGPAHLHSRGFSEDPKALDPVAEKVAQELERLAGDQVTDPVRIAQAVRRTVGKWVGETYRRQPMIVPTVIEI encoded by the coding sequence ATGAACAATGTCGCCGGCCGACAGCCTCCCGCGACCGAGCCGACGCTGAACGCGCCGGGACCGTTGGCGCCGGGTGGGCTGCGCATCACGGCGCTGGGCGGCATCGGCGAAATCGGCCGCAACATGACCATTTTCGAGCATCTCGGTCGGTTGCTCATCATCGACTGCGGTGTGCTGTTCCCCAACCACGACGAGCCCGGCGTCGACCTGATCCTGCCGGATCTGCGCCACGTCGAGAATCGCCTCGACGATGTCGAGGCACTGGTGCTCACCCACGCCCACGAGGACCACATCGGTGCGATCCCGCATCTGCTGAAGCTGCGCGGTGATATCCCGGTCGTCGGGTCGAAGTTCACGCTGGCACTGGTGGTCGAGAAGTGCCGTGAGCACCGCATCAAACCCAAGATCATCGAAGTCGCCGAGGGGCAGCGCAGCACCCACGGGGTATTCGAATGCCAGTACTTCGCGGTCAATCACTCGATCCCGGATGCCCTGGCCATCGCCGTGCACACCGGTGCCGGCACCATCCTGCACACCGGCGACATCAAACTCGACCAGCTTCCGCCGGACGGGCGGCCCACCGATCTGCCCGGCATGTCGCGCCTCGGTGATGCCGGTGTGGACCTGTTCCTGTGTGACTCGACCAATGCCGAGCATCCCGGTGTCAGCCCGTCCGAGAGCGAGGTCGGACCCACCCTGCACCGGCTGATCCGTGGCGCCGAGGGGCGCGTCATCGTGGCCTGCTTCGCCTCCAACGTCGATCGCGTGCAGCAGATCATCGACGCCGCAGTCGCTTTGGGCCGGCGGGTGTCCTTCGTGGGACGCTCCATGGTGCGCAACATGGGCATTGCCCGCGAACTGGGCTTCCTGCGGGTGGCCGATGAGGACATCCTCGATATCGCGGCCGCCGAGATGATGCCGCCCGAACGCGTCGTGTTGATCACCACCGGCACCCAGGGCGAGCCGATGGCCGCGCTGTCGCGGATGTCGCGCGGCGAGCACCGCAGTATCACCCTGACCGCCGGTGACCTGGTCATCCTGTCCTCGTCGCTGATCCCCGGCAACGAGGAGGCGGTGTTCGGTGTCATCGACGCGCTGGCCAAGGTCGGGACCCGGGTGGTCACCAATGCGCAAGCGCGGGTACATGTTTCGGGTCACGCCTATGCCGGTGAACTCCTGTTCCTCTACAACGGTGTGCGTCCGCGCAATGTGATGCCGGTGCACGGCACCTGGCGGCACCTGCGGGCCAATGCCGCATTGGCGGTGAGCACGGGGGTGCCTGCCGAGAACGTCATGCTGGCCGAGAACGGGGTGAGCGTCGACCTTGTCAACGGTGTCGTCTCCATCGCAGGCGCGGTGCCGGTGGGTAAGCGGTTTGTCGACGGTTTGGTCACCGGTGACGTGGGGGAGTCCACCCTCGGCGAAAGGTTGACCCTGTCATCGGGTTTCGTTGCCGTCACGGTGGTGGTGCATCGCGGTACCGGGCGCGCTGCCGGACCCGCGCACCTGCACTCGCGGGGCTTCTCCGAGGATCCCAAGGCGCTCGACCCGGTTGCCGAGAAGGTGGCCCAGGAATTGGAGCGGCTCGCCGGTGATCAGGTGACCGATCCCGTTCGCATCGCTCAAGCGGTGCGGCGCACCGTCGGCAAATGGGTGGGGGAGACCTACCGGCGCCAGCCGATGATCGTGCCGACCGTCATCGAGATCTAG
- a CDS encoding DNA translocase FtsK, with amino-acid sequence MANKTAAGSRARSSTSRGSSGTKSRAASKPAKRPAPPRRKPAPRRSPSRFAAAGAAVGRGTRAGWLMVAKGAGSTARSVGRARDLEPGHRRDGIALALLGLAVVVAASSWFDAARPVGGWIDVVLRTIVGGAVVLVPIVLGVIAIVLMRTEPNLDARPRLILGSVMIALPVLGLWHVWAGAPLDSIARRDAAGFIGFVIGGPLSDGLTVWIATPLLVIGVLFGVLLLTGTTIRELPDTLRDMFSTRGFDDRYDDEYDEDDYYDDDAEAVTEDFSDAYYDRDDDLGAADAQQWPTAELPAGTPMDNYPLPVEEAPTAPEPVAAKPRRPKAEPKKPKKSEDDALVMDRVVEGPYVLPSLELLVAGDPPKLRTAANDQMEDAITSVLQQFKVDATVTGCTRGPTVTRYEVELGPGVKVEKITALHRNIAYAVATESVRMLAPIPGKSAVGIEVPNTDREMVRLSDVLTAPSTRRDHHPLVIGLGKDIEGDFISCNLAKMPHLLVAGSTGSGKSSFVNSMLVSLLARATPEEVRMILIDPKMVELTPYEGIPHLITPIITQPKKAAAALAWLVEEMEQRYQDMQASRVRHIDVFNEKVRSGEISTPLGSERVYKPYPYILAIVDELADLMMTAPRDVEEAIVRITQKARAAGIHLVLATQRPSVDVVTGLIKTNVPSRLAFATSSLTDSRVILDQAGAEKLIGMGDGLFLPMGANKPIRMQGAFITDEEIHAVVEATKSQAEPEFVEGVTKAKPAGGERGDVDPDIGDDMDVFLQAVELVVSSQFGSTSMLQRKLRVGFAKAGRLMDLMETRNIVGPSEGSKAREVLVKPDELAGTLALIRGGSDANGADDEDEDEPDF; translated from the coding sequence ATGGCCAACAAGACCGCCGCCGGGTCCCGAGCCCGTTCGAGCACGTCAAGGGGCAGTTCGGGAACCAAGTCGCGGGCAGCAAGCAAGCCGGCGAAGCGTCCGGCTCCGCCCCGGCGTAAGCCCGCGCCGCGCCGCTCTCCGTCGCGCTTTGCCGCCGCCGGTGCGGCCGTCGGCCGGGGAACCCGGGCCGGGTGGCTGATGGTTGCCAAGGGTGCCGGTTCCACCGCGCGTTCGGTCGGCCGGGCTCGTGACCTTGAGCCCGGCCACCGCCGTGACGGGATCGCGCTGGCGCTGCTGGGACTCGCGGTCGTCGTCGCCGCCAGCTCCTGGTTCGATGCCGCCCGACCCGTCGGCGGCTGGATCGACGTCGTGTTGCGCACCATCGTCGGCGGCGCCGTCGTGCTGGTGCCCATCGTGCTCGGCGTCATCGCCATCGTCCTGATGCGCACCGAGCCGAACCTCGACGCCCGCCCCCGCCTGATCCTGGGTTCGGTCATGATCGCCCTGCCGGTGTTGGGGCTGTGGCACGTGTGGGCGGGTGCGCCTCTGGATTCGATCGCCCGCCGCGATGCCGCGGGCTTCATCGGGTTCGTCATCGGTGGACCGCTCTCGGACGGGCTGACGGTGTGGATCGCGACGCCGCTGTTGGTCATCGGTGTGCTGTTCGGGGTGTTGCTGCTGACCGGCACGACCATCCGTGAGCTGCCCGACACATTGCGCGACATGTTCAGCACGCGCGGCTTCGACGACCGCTACGACGACGAGTACGACGAAGACGACTACTACGACGACGATGCCGAGGCCGTCACCGAGGACTTCTCCGACGCGTACTACGACCGCGACGACGACCTCGGCGCTGCCGACGCCCAGCAGTGGCCGACCGCCGAGCTGCCCGCCGGAACGCCGATGGACAACTACCCGCTGCCGGTCGAGGAGGCCCCCACAGCTCCGGAACCCGTTGCGGCCAAACCTCGCCGACCCAAGGCGGAGCCGAAGAAGCCCAAGAAGTCCGAGGACGACGCCCTGGTGATGGACCGGGTCGTGGAGGGGCCCTACGTCCTGCCCTCGCTGGAACTCCTGGTGGCCGGCGATCCGCCGAAGTTGCGCACCGCCGCCAACGACCAGATGGAAGACGCCATCACCTCGGTGCTGCAGCAGTTCAAGGTCGACGCGACCGTCACCGGGTGCACCCGCGGCCCGACCGTGACCCGTTACGAGGTCGAGCTCGGCCCCGGCGTGAAGGTCGAGAAGATCACCGCGCTGCACCGCAATATCGCCTACGCCGTCGCCACCGAGAGCGTCCGCATGCTCGCGCCGATCCCTGGCAAGTCGGCCGTCGGGATCGAGGTGCCCAACACCGACCGCGAAATGGTGCGGCTTTCCGATGTGCTCACCGCGCCGTCCACCCGGCGCGACCATCACCCGCTGGTGATCGGGCTCGGCAAGGACATCGAGGGCGACTTCATCTCCTGCAACCTGGCCAAGATGCCGCACCTGCTGGTGGCCGGCTCCACCGGCTCGGGCAAGTCCAGCTTCGTCAACTCGATGCTGGTCTCGCTGCTGGCGCGGGCGACCCCCGAAGAGGTCAGGATGATCCTGATCGACCCCAAGATGGTGGAGCTCACGCCGTATGAGGGCATCCCGCACCTGATCACTCCGATCATCACCCAGCCCAAGAAGGCCGCCGCGGCGCTGGCGTGGTTGGTGGAGGAGATGGAGCAGCGCTACCAGGACATGCAGGCGTCCCGGGTGCGTCATATCGACGTGTTCAACGAGAAGGTGCGCAGCGGGGAGATCAGCACACCGCTGGGCAGTGAACGGGTCTACAAGCCCTACCCGTACATCCTGGCCATCGTCGACGAGCTCGCCGACCTGATGATGACCGCGCCGCGCGATGTCGAAGAAGCCATCGTGCGCATCACCCAGAAGGCGCGCGCCGCCGGTATCCACCTGGTCCTGGCCACCCAGCGTCCCTCGGTGGACGTCGTCACGGGTCTGATCAAGACCAATGTGCCGTCCCGGTTGGCGTTCGCCACGTCGTCGCTGACCGACAGTCGCGTCATCCTCGACCAGGCCGGTGCCGAGAAGCTGATCGGCATGGGTGACGGGCTGTTCCTGCCGATGGGCGCCAACAAGCCCATCCGCATGCAGGGTGCCTTCATCACCGACGAGGAGATCCACGCCGTCGTCGAGGCCACCAAGTCCCAGGCCGAGCCCGAGTTCGTCGAGGGCGTCACCAAGGCAAAACCGGCCGGCGGCGAGCGCGGCGATGTCGACCCCGACATCGGCGACGATATGGACGTGTTCCTGCAGGCCGTCGAGCTGGTGGTCTCCAGTCAGTTCGGGTCCACCTCGATGCTGCAGCGCAAACTGCGGGTCGGCTTCGCCAAGGCCGGGCGCCTGATGGACCTGATGGAGACCCGCAACATCGTCGGACCGTCCGAGGGGTCCAAGGCACGTGAGGTGCTGGTCAAGCCCGACGAGCTGGCCGGCACGCTGGCGCTGATCCGCGGCGGCTCGGACGCCAACGGCGCTGACGACGAGGACGAGGACGAGCCCGACTTCTAG
- a CDS encoding SAM-dependent methyltransferase, with protein MPLNPAARTAIGPMLLSAIEALEPRHRRLIDDDLAAAFLPPGARTLAKMARAGWLRRALIAASERSGPGLWAGIACRKRYIDDKVSDPASETDAVVILGSGLDTRPYRIARYSDLPVFEVDQHASIDRKRTTVERALGAVPASVHLIGLDLEREPLMNVLHTNGFRDNGRTLYIAEGLTQYLSPAAVHDLFEQLRQATTGSRLVFTYVRADFLDGTDRYDSDAVYRRFVPRLWKSGFSPEQLEEVLRGHGWRLIEQAGPSYYRDIYIRPTDRPLRASPIEWTALAVRGD; from the coding sequence GTGCCGCTGAATCCGGCCGCCCGCACCGCGATCGGACCGATGCTGCTGTCGGCCATCGAGGCGCTGGAGCCGCGGCACCGCCGCCTGATCGATGATGACCTGGCGGCCGCATTCCTACCGCCGGGCGCTCGAACCCTGGCGAAGATGGCACGCGCGGGCTGGCTACGCCGTGCACTGATAGCGGCCTCGGAGCGATCCGGACCGGGGCTCTGGGCCGGGATCGCCTGTCGCAAGCGCTACATCGATGACAAGGTGTCCGATCCGGCCAGCGAGACCGATGCCGTCGTCATCCTCGGATCCGGCCTGGACACCCGGCCGTACCGGATCGCCCGCTATAGCGACCTACCGGTGTTCGAGGTCGATCAGCACGCAAGCATCGACCGGAAAAGAACAACCGTCGAGCGCGCGCTCGGCGCGGTGCCCGCCTCGGTACACCTGATCGGCTTGGACCTCGAACGCGAGCCGCTGATGAACGTGCTGCACACCAATGGTTTTCGCGATAACGGCCGCACCCTGTACATCGCCGAAGGGCTGACCCAGTATCTGTCCCCAGCTGCTGTGCACGACCTGTTCGAACAACTGCGTCAGGCAACCACGGGCAGCAGACTCGTGTTCACCTACGTTCGCGCCGATTTCCTCGACGGCACCGATCGTTATGACAGCGACGCGGTGTACCGCCGCTTCGTCCCACGATTGTGGAAATCCGGTTTCTCCCCCGAGCAGCTGGAGGAGGTGCTGCGTGGCCACGGCTGGCGACTGATCGAGCAGGCCGGGCCGAGCTATTACCGGGACATCTATATCCGTCCTACCGACCGCCCCCTGCGCGCCTCGCCGATCGAATGGACTGCGCTGGCCGTGCGGGGCGACTAG
- a CDS encoding amino-acid N-acetyltransferase produces MRRARTSDVPAIKDLVDIYAGKILLEKNLVNLYEAVQEFWVAEAGGEIVGCGALHVLWADLGEVRTVAVHPKVRGKGVGHRVVAQLLAVARELHLQRIFVLTFETDFFGRHGFTEIEGTPVTAEVYEEMCRSFDTGMAEFLDLSYVKPNILGNTRMLLTL; encoded by the coding sequence GTGCGCCGGGCCCGTACCTCCGATGTGCCGGCGATCAAGGATCTCGTGGACATCTATGCGGGCAAGATCCTGCTGGAGAAGAACCTGGTCAACCTCTACGAGGCGGTGCAGGAGTTCTGGGTTGCCGAGGCCGGCGGTGAGATCGTGGGCTGCGGTGCTCTGCACGTGCTGTGGGCCGACCTCGGCGAGGTGCGCACCGTCGCGGTACATCCGAAGGTCCGTGGCAAGGGAGTCGGCCACCGGGTGGTGGCCCAGCTGCTCGCCGTGGCACGTGAACTCCACCTGCAGCGCATCTTCGTGCTCACCTTCGAGACCGATTTCTTCGGTAGGCACGGTTTCACCGAGATCGAGGGCACCCCGGTGACCGCCGAGGTCTACGAGGAGATGTGCCGGTCCTTCGATACCGGTATGGCCGAGTTCCTCGACCTTTCCTATGTGAAGCCGAACATCCTCGGCAACACCCGCATGCTGCTCACCCTTTAG
- a CDS encoding limonene-1,2-epoxide hydrolase family protein → MTDQASQTSTDAADIATVEKFLFSLRGPDLDTAAALIADDIVYQNVGFPTIRGSRRVLAVFRGLDRPAFGFDVAIHRTASDGGVVLNERTDVLVIGPVRLQFWVCGVFEVRDGRITLWRDYFDMFDMTKALVRGLAGAVIPALRPRLR, encoded by the coding sequence ATGACCGACCAGGCATCCCAGACCAGCACCGACGCGGCCGATATCGCGACGGTGGAGAAATTCCTCTTCTCGCTGCGCGGACCCGATCTCGACACCGCGGCCGCACTGATCGCCGACGATATCGTTTACCAGAACGTCGGTTTCCCGACCATCCGCGGAAGTCGTCGTGTCCTTGCCGTGTTCCGCGGTCTGGACCGGCCCGCCTTCGGGTTCGACGTGGCGATCCACCGAACCGCCTCCGATGGTGGTGTCGTGCTCAATGAGCGCACCGATGTCCTGGTCATCGGCCCGGTGCGGCTGCAGTTCTGGGTATGCGGCGTTTTCGAGGTGCGCGACGGTCGGATCACGCTGTGGCGCGACTACTTCGACATGTTCGACATGACCAAGGCGCTGGTACGCGGATTGGCCGGAGCGGTGATCCCCGCGCTGCGGCCTCGACTGCGATGA
- a CDS encoding putative quinol monooxygenase — protein sequence MPVVVVATMTAKPESVDTVRAACTEAIAEVHEEPGCELYSLHEADGTFVFVEQWADADALQKHGTAPAIGKLFGAIGEHLDGAPDIKMLTPIVAGDPAKGQLRG from the coding sequence ATGCCCGTAGTCGTCGTCGCCACCATGACCGCCAAGCCCGAATCCGTGGATACCGTCCGCGCGGCGTGCACCGAGGCCATCGCCGAGGTGCACGAGGAGCCGGGATGCGAGCTGTACTCGCTGCACGAAGCCGATGGAACCTTCGTCTTCGTCGAACAATGGGCCGACGCCGACGCATTACAGAAGCACGGCACCGCGCCCGCGATCGGGAAGCTCTTCGGTGCGATTGGTGAGCATCTCGATGGCGCACCGGATATCAAGATGCTGACGCCGATCGTCGCCGGCGATCCCGCCAAGGGCCAGCTTCGCGGTTAG
- the clgR gene encoding transcriptional regulator ClgR: MTTLLREVIGDVLRGARTGQGRTLREVSDAARVSLGYLSEVERGRKEASSELLSAICDALDIPMSRVLFDAGEQLARHEHAAGGVTGIDAATKVVIPQVVSMAVA, from the coding sequence ATGACGACACTGCTGCGTGAGGTGATCGGCGACGTGCTGCGTGGCGCACGGACCGGGCAGGGGCGGACCCTGCGTGAGGTGTCCGACGCAGCCCGGGTCAGCCTCGGCTACCTGTCCGAGGTCGAGCGGGGCCGCAAGGAAGCTTCCAGCGAGCTGCTCAGCGCCATCTGCGATGCCCTGGACATCCCGATGTCGCGGGTACTCTTCGACGCCGGTGAGCAGCTGGCGCGCCACGAGCATGCCGCCGGGGGCGTGACGGGCATCGACGCCGCCACCAAGGTCGTGATCCCACAGGTCGTGTCCATGGCGGTGGCTTGA
- the pspM gene encoding phage shock envelope stress response protein PspM: MAAGPRSGRRRGWRAVAARGLQGGIDTAAEFSGLLASKLAAMSDPRAKLLRKRRWAFRLGLFFALSSGFWILVTALLAVWSTPVWALIVTGVIAAGAAFPATLFLLRYRWLLAEPLPAGPTARRMPPWGSAARKPMADLASSERGLYSLLGVLQRSRMLPESDLRGIGVAAGQTAVTMSATADEVVAMERTASASPRARAHLAPTIASFTGQLQRGAQQYDEMVTAAAQLVSSLNAGPVSQSPMAQQRYRDELVHATDRLQGWAQAYSDLRDIEARRGA; encoded by the coding sequence ATGGCTGCGGGACCGCGATCGGGCCGCCGACGGGGATGGCGCGCAGTGGCCGCGCGGGGTCTCCAGGGCGGGATAGACACCGCCGCCGAATTCTCCGGTCTGCTGGCGAGCAAGCTCGCCGCCATGTCCGACCCACGGGCCAAGTTGTTGCGCAAGCGCCGATGGGCTTTCCGTCTCGGTCTGTTCTTCGCCCTCAGCAGCGGTTTTTGGATTCTGGTGACCGCGTTGCTGGCGGTGTGGAGCACCCCGGTGTGGGCGTTGATCGTCACCGGCGTGATCGCCGCGGGTGCTGCGTTCCCGGCCACCTTGTTCCTCCTGCGCTACCGCTGGTTGCTTGCCGAACCGCTGCCCGCCGGTCCGACCGCCAGGCGGATGCCGCCATGGGGTTCGGCTGCGCGCAAGCCGATGGCCGACCTGGCGTCCTCCGAGCGCGGGTTGTATTCGCTACTCGGGGTGCTGCAGCGCAGCCGGATGCTGCCCGAGTCCGACCTGCGCGGTATCGGGGTCGCCGCCGGGCAGACCGCGGTCACCATGTCGGCCACCGCCGACGAGGTGGTCGCCATGGAGCGCACCGCCTCGGCTTCGCCGCGTGCGCGCGCGCATCTCGCGCCGACCATTGCATCATTCACCGGGCAATTGCAGCGCGGCGCCCAGCAGTATGACGAAATGGTCACTGCGGCCGCCCAATTGGTGTCCTCTTTGAACGCTGGTCCGGTATCGCAATCGCCCATGGCCCAGCAGCGCTACCGTGACGAACTGGTCCACGCCACCGACCGGCTGCAGGGCTGGGCGCAGGCCTACAGCGATCTCCGTGATATCGAGGCCCGGCGCGGCGCCTGA